A single genomic interval of Caballeronia sp. SL2Y3 harbors:
- a CDS encoding response regulator — MKILVFDDDRDFAAGLAALIEQMGHEVTVAHECESARQLASAQLFDVILADVDLPDGDGRHTCDSLRQEGASQTAYMVAITGRHDLGDNDFPSFDGYMCKPVTYDLLERVLEEWRVTAGLDRRARADEAHAAKAP, encoded by the coding sequence ATGAAGATTCTCGTTTTCGACGACGACCGGGACTTCGCAGCGGGTCTTGCGGCGCTGATCGAGCAAATGGGTCACGAGGTGACGGTCGCGCACGAGTGCGAGTCGGCACGCCAGCTGGCGAGCGCACAGTTATTCGACGTGATCCTCGCCGACGTGGACCTGCCCGACGGCGATGGCCGGCACACGTGCGATAGTCTGAGGCAGGAAGGCGCCTCGCAGACCGCTTATATGGTGGCGATCACCGGCAGGCACGATCTGGGCGACAATGACTTTCCGTCGTTCGATGGCTATATGTGCAAGCCGGTCACCTACGATCTGCTGGAACGCGTGCTGGAAGAATGGCGTGTCACGGCCGGGCTGGACCGGCGAGCGCGCGCGGACGAGGCCCACGCCGCGAAAGCGCCATGA
- a CDS encoding glycine betaine ABC transporter substrate-binding protein encodes MTGAASDHPRITLVTIDLSFHRAASGAVRRLLHEHGVAVDEVFARHEQAFEMLRDGKADMLGSAWLPSSHGIYLAPFEHEVDKITVLYRPYALWGVPDYVPESAVKSVADLKRPDVAAKMTKLIQGINPGAGISRFSREMIVQYGLQEAGYYFENGTLDDCVRAFEAAVKERRWVVVPLWSPQYLHEQYSIRELKDPKGLLGGTDDATLIVRKAALAKIPQAALNALRQLTLGNRETSRLDFVLSRAG; translated from the coding sequence ATGACTGGCGCTGCCTCGGACCATCCCCGCATCACACTCGTCACTATCGATCTCTCGTTTCATCGCGCTGCATCCGGCGCGGTTCGGCGCCTGTTGCATGAGCATGGCGTTGCGGTCGATGAAGTATTCGCTCGGCACGAGCAGGCTTTCGAAATGCTGCGCGACGGTAAGGCCGATATGCTCGGCAGCGCCTGGCTGCCCAGCAGCCACGGTATCTATCTGGCGCCGTTCGAGCATGAGGTAGACAAGATCACCGTGCTTTATCGTCCGTATGCCTTGTGGGGCGTGCCTGACTATGTGCCGGAAAGCGCGGTGAAGAGCGTTGCGGACCTGAAGCGGCCGGACGTGGCCGCGAAAATGACGAAACTCATTCAGGGCATCAACCCCGGAGCCGGCATCAGTCGATTCTCCCGGGAAATGATCGTTCAGTACGGTTTGCAAGAGGCCGGCTATTACTTCGAGAACGGCACGCTCGACGATTGCGTGCGCGCTTTCGAAGCCGCCGTTAAGGAGCGGCGCTGGGTCGTCGTGCCACTGTGGAGCCCGCAGTACCTGCATGAGCAGTACAGCATTCGAGAATTGAAGGACCCGAAAGGTCTTCTCGGCGGCACCGACGATGCGACGCTGATCGTGCGCAAAGCGGCGCTCGCGAAGATCCCGCAAGCCGCGTTGAATGCATTGCGGCAGCTCACTCTGGGGAATCGTGAAACGAGCCGCCTCGACTTCGTTCTCTCTCGCGCCGGTTAG
- the nfsB gene encoding oxygen-insensitive NAD(P)H nitroreductase — MNLADAVRIRHTVKAFEAGTPVPAEQIETLLTVLHQSPSSVNSQPWHFVVASTPEGRARIAQSTTDAYAYNEPKVLNASHVIAMCMRESMDDRHLQNILEREAADGRFRTPQMQAGQDKSRRSYVDMHKYELRDTPQWMEKQVYLALGGLLLGAAILGVDATPMEGFDSRALDASLGLREKGLTSVVIVALGHRSGEDFNADLPKSRLPREQVFTFI, encoded by the coding sequence ATGAATCTCGCTGATGCCGTTCGCATTCGTCACACCGTCAAGGCCTTCGAGGCAGGCACGCCCGTACCGGCTGAGCAGATCGAAACTCTGCTCACCGTTCTGCATCAGTCGCCCTCGTCGGTGAATTCGCAGCCGTGGCATTTCGTCGTTGCCTCGACGCCCGAAGGCCGCGCCCGCATCGCTCAATCGACCACTGACGCCTACGCGTACAACGAGCCGAAAGTGCTCAACGCATCGCATGTCATCGCAATGTGCATGCGCGAGTCAATGGATGACCGCCATCTGCAAAACATTCTCGAGCGCGAGGCGGCGGACGGCCGTTTCAGGACACCGCAGATGCAGGCAGGTCAGGACAAAAGCCGCCGCTCGTACGTGGACATGCACAAGTACGAATTGCGCGACACGCCGCAGTGGATGGAAAAGCAGGTGTATCTCGCACTGGGTGGGCTGCTTCTCGGTGCCGCCATCCTCGGCGTCGATGCCACGCCGATGGAAGGCTTCGACAGCCGCGCGCTCGATGCAAGTCTGGGCTTGCGCGAAAAAGGGCTCACCAGCGTGGTCATTGTCGCGTTGGGGCATCGCAGTGGCGAAGACTTCAACGCCGATCTGCCCAAGTCGCGTTTGCCGCGCGAACAAGTCTTCACCTTCATCTGA